Proteins from a single region of Flavobacterium sp. K5-23:
- a CDS encoding helix-turn-helix domain-containing protein has protein sequence MENLTQGLTLETLPKAFAILTNEVSEIKRLLLEKSNEQPTKTDCWFDLNELCIYHPDKPSKHTVYGWVNLGIIPVHKGGKKLRFLKSEIDNWLMQGKKMTVAESSLKAEQYLKKK, from the coding sequence ATGGAAAATTTAACACAAGGTTTAACCCTTGAAACATTACCGAAAGCCTTTGCAATTCTTACCAATGAAGTAAGCGAAATAAAAAGGCTATTACTTGAAAAGAGTAACGAACAACCAACTAAAACTGATTGTTGGTTTGATTTAAATGAACTTTGTATTTACCACCCAGACAAACCGAGTAAGCATACCGTTTATGGATGGGTTAACCTTGGTATTATTCCCGTACATAAAGGAGGGAAAAAATTACGGTTTCTAAAATCAGAAATTGATAATTGGTTGATGCAAGGTAAAAAAATGACAGTTGCAGAATCTTCTTTGAAAGCGGAACAATATCTTAAAAAAAAATAA
- a CDS encoding DUF4468 domain-containing protein, whose protein sequence is MKKILLLLFFASGIMNAQETEFKFAKEGFTDYVVGIVEGKTAQELYKKTLDWVSITYKNPKEVIKAQIENDYIRIEGSKSNMICMKALGMLTCNDVRYQIEISLKEGKYKFDLTKLEQYTPPSKYTVISGWSEVGLANTSVYYKENGDLRSLFKLYPTSIETEFNSLNTSLKDFLKSDTIPSKKSDW, encoded by the coding sequence ATGAAAAAAATATTACTATTACTATTCTTTGCTTCAGGTATTATGAATGCACAGGAAACAGAATTCAAGTTTGCCAAAGAAGGATTTACGGATTATGTTGTCGGAATTGTTGAAGGTAAAACAGCACAAGAATTATACAAAAAAACTTTGGATTGGGTTTCGATAACTTACAAGAACCCAAAAGAAGTAATCAAAGCACAAATTGAAAATGATTACATAAGAATTGAAGGTTCTAAGTCTAATATGATATGTATGAAAGCTTTAGGTATGCTAACTTGTAATGATGTTAGATACCAAATTGAAATATCATTAAAAGAGGGAAAATATAAATTTGATTTAACAAAACTTGAACAATATACACCACCGTCAAAATACACCGTTATAAGCGGTTGGAGTGAAGTAGGATTAGCAAATACAAGTGTCTATTATAAAGAAAATGGCGATTTAAGAAGCCTTTTTAAATTATATCCAACATCAATAGAAACGGAATTTAATTCATTAAATACATCATTAAAGGATTTTTTGAAAAGTGATACTATACCAAGTAAAAAAAGTGATTGGTAA
- a CDS encoding TM2 domain-containing protein, whose translation MLGSSDSTTATLPFSKAEIFKAILSVAEKMKGFKIKDSDGMLGRINLTTSASATSWGESIPIQLNEKDENKTEISIVSKSKTGVLAGGALTKKNEQNVELLLSNVSKFLQGKEIVVKGGSEKGLTITLLIAIFFGWLGLHRFYVGKWKTGLLYMFTLGGLGIGVVVDLVRLIMGNFTDKEDNYVSNW comes from the coding sequence ATGTTAGGAAGTTCAGACTCAACTACTGCAACATTGCCATTCTCAAAGGCAGAAATTTTCAAAGCTATTTTATCCGTAGCAGAAAAAATGAAGGGTTTTAAGATAAAAGATTCAGATGGAATGTTGGGAAGAATTAATCTCACTACTTCAGCTTCTGCAACTTCTTGGGGGGAATCTATTCCAATTCAGTTAAATGAAAAAGATGAAAATAAAACTGAAATTTCTATAGTGTCCAAATCAAAAACAGGAGTTTTGGCAGGCGGTGCATTAACAAAAAAGAATGAACAGAATGTTGAACTATTATTAAGTAACGTTTCTAAATTTCTACAAGGAAAAGAAATTGTTGTCAAGGGAGGTTCTGAAAAAGGGTTAACAATAACTTTATTAATTGCTATTTTTTTCGGATGGCTTGGTTTGCATAGATTTTATGTTGGTAAATGGAAAACAGGGCTATTATACATGTTCACATTGGGAGGATTAGGAATAGGTGTTGTAGTTGATTTAGTTAGACTCATTATGGGGAACTTTACTGATAAAGAAGATAATTACGTATCTAACTGGTAA
- a CDS encoding outer membrane beta-barrel protein, which translates to MSKVFFFLFFFSLCFSSFAQNNITIKGKILEENTQIPLESATVYLSSVKDSTVIDYTISDKNGFFKFDTKKITTPFFLKISYMGYQTFKKEVVSLLESKDFGILHLSENPNNLVEVVIKSEVPPIRIKKDTLEFNASSFKVRPDANVETLLKQLPGVEIGTDGKITVNGKEVNQILVNGKPFFDKDGKIALQNLPSDIINKVQITDTKTKKEELTNQAASSNNASINLTIDEDKNKGFFGKFMGGFGTADRYESSALVNYFKNKRKISVLASSNNINSTGFSMDEIFDNMKGGRNTSFYYSDNGSFGIGSMRFGGGKGITRSNMVGVNYSDEWFKGFEPSGSYFFTNSNSENKNRSKQTVFLPTGNFTTESSAESDEENNGHNFNFQFEYKIDSTASIVISPKFIKSNSTYRNNSFEFSKDESNQLLNENTSLVFDESDKANFNNLIEYNKSFNKKGRHMSLSFENVNAKENLNSLNKTNTFFYQGSDPDVIRDQIRVNKNFNDKYTSEIEYAEPITDSLKIKIGADYSWQKTTEDRDTHDFNSSSQSYSDLNASLTNYFESNIITVKPKTGISLNKKKYNISLNTGISITQFDNESLYLNTKTVLSRNYVLPYAEGQISYKFTKSKSLWMSYGYDINFPTASQILPVENLANPLNTYIGNVDLDPNKSHRGYFSFRDYDYASRSGYSVYFGGDYFDSQVVSSTVFDANRKRRTTYENVSGTYSSWFGFNWNKSIKKDAHNFKFGFGLSANFGLSKGFTNGVLFEANTLRLTPRANFTYEYGELLTINPTYNVSFNDTKYTNYLLSSTSNVTHKFNIQTTNYWPKNWVFGNDFGYTFNSNIADGFKKDFYLWNTSLAYSFYNKKITAKVKVYDLLNQNQNATRTITPTAIQDEENIVLKRYLMFSLTYKLEKFAGKEKSSKGGHFMFF; encoded by the coding sequence ATGTCAAAAGTCTTTTTCTTTCTTTTCTTTTTCTCATTATGTTTTTCTTCATTTGCTCAAAACAATATTACTATAAAAGGTAAAATTCTGGAAGAGAACACTCAGATTCCACTGGAGTCAGCCACCGTTTATCTCTCTTCCGTAAAAGACTCCACGGTAATTGATTATACGATTTCCGATAAAAACGGTTTTTTTAAATTTGACACTAAAAAAATCACTACTCCTTTTTTTCTAAAAATATCTTATATGGGGTATCAAACCTTTAAGAAGGAAGTTGTGTCCCTATTGGAAAGCAAAGATTTTGGTATTTTGCACTTGTCTGAAAATCCAAATAACCTAGTTGAAGTAGTAATTAAAAGCGAGGTGCCGCCTATTCGAATAAAGAAAGACACCTTGGAATTTAACGCTTCCTCATTTAAGGTTCGTCCTGATGCTAATGTCGAAACCTTGTTAAAGCAATTGCCTGGGGTGGAAATTGGCACCGACGGGAAAATCACTGTAAATGGTAAAGAGGTAAATCAAATTCTGGTAAACGGCAAACCGTTTTTTGACAAAGACGGAAAAATTGCTCTTCAAAATCTGCCTTCAGACATTATCAATAAAGTTCAGATTACCGACACGAAAACCAAAAAAGAGGAGTTGACAAATCAAGCTGCAAGCTCTAATAACGCCAGTATTAACCTGACCATAGATGAAGATAAAAACAAAGGTTTTTTTGGGAAATTCATGGGTGGTTTTGGAACGGCTGACCGCTATGAAAGCAGTGCGTTGGTCAATTATTTTAAAAACAAAAGAAAAATAAGCGTCTTAGCGTCCTCTAACAATATTAATTCGACGGGTTTCTCCATGGATGAAATATTTGATAATATGAAAGGAGGGCGAAATACTTCTTTTTATTATTCTGATAACGGTTCTTTTGGAATAGGGAGTATGCGATTTGGTGGAGGGAAAGGAATTACTCGCTCGAATATGGTAGGTGTGAATTACTCGGATGAATGGTTTAAAGGATTTGAACCAAGTGGTAGTTACTTTTTTACCAATTCCAATTCTGAAAATAAAAACAGATCAAAACAGACTGTCTTCTTGCCAACGGGAAATTTCACAACTGAATCAAGTGCTGAATCGGATGAAGAGAATAATGGACATAATTTTAATTTTCAATTTGAATATAAGATCGACTCTACCGCATCAATTGTAATTTCCCCGAAATTTATTAAATCTAATTCTACATACAGAAACAATTCTTTCGAGTTTTCCAAAGATGAGAGCAACCAATTATTAAACGAAAATACGTCCCTGGTTTTTGACGAAAGTGACAAGGCTAATTTTAACAATTTGATAGAATACAATAAGTCTTTTAATAAAAAAGGGAGGCATATGAGTCTGTCGTTTGAGAATGTAAACGCTAAGGAGAACCTGAACTCGTTGAATAAAACGAATACCTTTTTTTACCAGGGTTCCGATCCCGATGTTATCCGTGATCAAATTAGAGTTAACAAAAATTTCAATGATAAATATACTTCTGAAATTGAATATGCGGAGCCTATAACTGATTCCTTGAAAATTAAAATAGGTGCCGATTATTCTTGGCAAAAAACGACTGAAGATAGGGATACTCACGATTTTAATTCAAGTTCTCAATCTTACTCAGACTTGAATGCAAGTTTAACTAATTATTTTGAGTCAAATATTATAACCGTTAAACCAAAAACGGGAATTAGCCTGAATAAAAAAAAGTACAATATTAGTCTGAATACCGGTATTTCGATTACTCAATTCGATAACGAATCTCTATACCTTAATACAAAAACAGTACTCAGCAGAAATTATGTTTTGCCTTATGCGGAAGGACAAATAAGTTACAAATTCACTAAGTCAAAATCATTATGGATGAGTTATGGATATGATATTAACTTTCCAACAGCAAGCCAGATTTTGCCGGTTGAGAACCTTGCTAATCCGTTAAACACCTATATAGGAAATGTAGATTTAGACCCTAATAAAAGTCATAGAGGATATTTTAGCTTTAGAGATTATGATTATGCCAGTCGTTCAGGATACAGTGTCTATTTTGGTGGTGATTATTTTGACAGTCAGGTGGTTTCCTCAACGGTTTTCGATGCAAATAGAAAAAGGAGAACTACTTATGAAAACGTATCAGGAACCTATTCCTCTTGGTTTGGTTTTAATTGGAATAAATCCATAAAAAAGGATGCCCATAATTTCAAATTTGGATTTGGTTTGAGTGCGAATTTTGGTTTGTCAAAAGGTTTTACAAATGGGGTTTTGTTTGAGGCAAACACATTGAGATTGACCCCTAGAGCAAATTTCACCTATGAATATGGGGAGTTGTTGACTATCAATCCAACTTATAATGTGAGCTTTAATGATACCAAGTACACCAATTACTTGTTGAGCTCGACATCCAATGTAACTCATAAATTCAATATTCAAACCACTAATTATTGGCCTAAAAATTGGGTGTTTGGAAATGATTTTGGATATACCTTCAACTCTAATATTGCGGATGGTTTCAAAAAGGATTTCTATTTGTGGAATACTAGTTTAGCCTATAGTTTCTATAATAAAAAAATAACTGCCAAAGTAAAAGTATATGATTTGCTAAACCAAAATCAGAACGCCACAAGAACAATAACACCAACAGCTATCCAAGACGAAGAGAATATTGTTTTAAAACGATACCTTATGTTCTCGCTGACTTATAAATTAGAAAAATTTGCAGGTAAAGAAAAATCGTCAAAAGGAGGTCACTTTATGTTCTTTTAA